Proteins encoded in a region of the Pigmentiphaga litoralis genome:
- a CDS encoding ABC transporter ATP-binding protein, which yields MSTALLEFDRISAGYDRATILENLSLTVHEGESLALLGRNGVGKTTLISTIMGATVMRGGAVRWRGADLARVAPHRRAGLGIGWVAQERWIFPSLTVKENLLTTARGGAWTLDRIHQLFPRIKEREHNLGNQLSGGEQQMLAIARALMLDPKLLLLDEPLEGLAPVIVDELVSAITAMCATGDMTVILVEQHAHVALGLTKKAVVMDRGRIVFEGDSAGLLDDDGQLERLIGLG from the coding sequence ATGAGCACCGCACTGTTGGAGTTCGACCGGATCAGCGCCGGCTACGACCGCGCCACGATTCTTGAAAACCTGAGCCTGACCGTGCATGAAGGCGAGAGCCTGGCGCTGCTGGGCCGCAATGGCGTCGGCAAGACCACGCTCATCTCCACCATCATGGGCGCCACCGTCATGCGCGGCGGGGCCGTGCGCTGGCGCGGCGCGGACCTGGCCCGCGTCGCGCCGCATCGCCGTGCCGGCCTGGGCATCGGCTGGGTTGCGCAGGAACGCTGGATCTTCCCGTCATTGACCGTGAAGGAAAACCTGCTGACCACCGCCCGGGGCGGCGCCTGGACCCTGGACCGGATCCACCAATTGTTCCCCCGCATCAAGGAACGCGAGCACAACCTGGGCAACCAGTTGTCGGGCGGCGAACAGCAGATGCTCGCCATTGCCCGCGCGCTAATGCTAGATCCCAAGCTGCTCCTGCTCGACGAGCCCCTGGAAGGCCTGGCCCCCGTCATTGTCGACGAGCTGGTGTCCGCCATCACCGCCATGTGCGCTACCGGCGACATGACGGTGATCCTGGTCGAACAGCACGCCCACGTGGCGCTGGGCCTGACGAAAAAAGCCGTGGTGATGGACCGGGGCCGCATCGTGTTCGAAGGCGACAGCGCCGGCCTGCTGGACGACGATGGACAATTGGAGCGGTTGATTGGACTGGGATGA
- a CDS encoding ABC transporter ATP-binding protein, whose amino-acid sequence MTLALQTSGLTKSFGSLKVTQSVDFALPAGARHALIGPNGAGKTTFINLLTGALPASAGRIDLLGEDITSLRPDQRVKRGLVRTFQINSLFPQLTPHQSVTLAICERDGVTGQWWRRTGAYTAALDEASAILAQLRLTAVAHTPTRMLPYGQQRILEVAVSLALRPRVLLLDEPAAGIPSSESAELFEVIGNLPADMALLFIEHDMHLVFRFATRITVLVAGAVMAEGTPEDISANPDVKTVYLGKGGRR is encoded by the coding sequence ATGACCCTCGCGCTGCAGACCTCCGGCCTCACCAAGTCCTTTGGATCTCTGAAGGTCACCCAGTCCGTCGACTTTGCGCTGCCCGCGGGCGCACGCCATGCCCTGATCGGCCCGAACGGCGCCGGCAAGACGACCTTCATCAACCTGCTGACCGGCGCGTTGCCCGCGTCGGCCGGGCGCATCGATCTGCTGGGTGAAGACATTACGTCCTTGCGCCCTGACCAGCGCGTCAAGCGCGGTCTGGTGCGTACCTTCCAGATCAACTCGCTTTTCCCGCAACTGACGCCGCACCAGTCCGTCACCCTGGCCATTTGCGAACGCGATGGCGTCACCGGGCAATGGTGGCGGCGCACGGGCGCCTACACCGCCGCGCTGGATGAAGCGTCCGCCATCCTGGCGCAGTTGCGATTGACGGCGGTCGCGCACACGCCCACCCGCATGCTGCCCTATGGCCAGCAACGCATTCTTGAAGTCGCCGTCTCGCTGGCGTTGCGGCCGCGCGTGCTGCTGCTGGACGAACCGGCCGCCGGTATCCCGTCATCCGAAAGCGCCGAACTGTTCGAGGTCATCGGCAACCTGCCCGCCGACATGGCGCTGCTTTTCATCGAACACGACATGCATCTGGTTTTCCGTTTTGCCACCCGCATCACGGTGCTGGTTGCCGGCGCCGTCATGGCCGAAGGCACGCCCGAAGACATTTCGGCGAACCCCGACGTCAAGACGGTCTACCTGGGCAAAGGAGGCCGGCGATGA
- a CDS encoding branched-chain amino acid ABC transporter permease, producing the protein MRTMSTPGAAPGWLRRRGWEIVLWLALPALVFLLFPSYLVLASQVSAAALFALSLDLLIGYAGLLSLGHAAFFGVGAYTAGLLSTHGWTEPFSGLAAAGLVAGVLGFLTGFVVVRVRHLAQLMVTLGIGLLIFEGASRLRDVTGGDDGLQGMVIAPLFGLFPFDLYGHTAFAYAFGVLLACFIVLTRIIDSPFGLALQGLRDNPQRMAAIGTPGSARLRKAYTIAAIFAGIAGGLLAQTTQFVALETLSFTLSAEVLIMLVLGGAGHRYGGLVGAAVFMIARDMLSDINPEYWQLGIGGVMVLVVLFAPGGVLGGLRGLREWGGASKEVRP; encoded by the coding sequence ATGAGGACGATGTCCACACCCGGCGCGGCCCCGGGGTGGCTGCGCCGCCGCGGCTGGGAAATCGTGCTGTGGCTGGCGCTGCCCGCGCTGGTGTTCCTGCTCTTTCCGAGCTATCTGGTGCTGGCCAGCCAGGTGTCGGCGGCGGCGCTGTTTGCGTTGTCGCTGGACCTGCTGATCGGCTATGCGGGCCTGCTGTCCTTGGGCCACGCCGCATTCTTTGGCGTGGGCGCCTACACGGCCGGTCTGCTGTCGACGCACGGCTGGACCGAGCCTTTCAGCGGCCTGGCCGCCGCCGGTCTGGTCGCAGGCGTGCTTGGCTTTCTGACCGGCTTTGTCGTGGTGCGGGTGCGGCATCTGGCGCAGCTGATGGTCACCTTGGGCATTGGTCTGTTGATCTTCGAAGGTGCAAGCCGACTGCGCGATGTGACCGGTGGCGATGACGGCCTGCAAGGCATGGTCATCGCGCCGCTGTTCGGTCTCTTTCCCTTCGATCTCTATGGACACACCGCGTTCGCCTACGCCTTTGGTGTGCTGCTGGCCTGTTTCATCGTGTTGACGCGCATCATCGATTCGCCGTTTGGCCTCGCCTTGCAGGGTCTGCGCGACAACCCGCAACGCATGGCGGCCATCGGCACGCCGGGCAGTGCGCGCCTGCGCAAGGCCTATACGATCGCCGCCATCTTTGCGGGCATCGCGGGCGGCCTGCTGGCGCAGACCACGCAGTTCGTCGCCCTGGAAACGCTCAGCTTCACCTTGTCGGCCGAAGTGCTGATCATGCTGGTGCTCGGCGGTGCCGGTCATCGGTATGGCGGATTGGTGGGCGCCGCGGTATTCATGATCGCGCGCGACATGCTGTCCGACATCAATCCCGAATACTGGCAGCTTGGCATCGGCGGCGTCATGGTGCTGGTGGTGCTGTTCGCGCCGGGCGGCGTGCTCGGTGGACTGCGAGGACTGAGGGAGTGGGGCGGAGCGTCAAAGGAGGTCCGGCCATGA
- a CDS encoding branched-chain amino acid ABC transporter permease: MSVGLGILFDGLAYGMLLFLISIGLSVTMGLMGFVNLAHGAFAMFGGYLATVLMQQAGWPFLATLPAAFVVVALASVLVERVLYRRLYRRGPLDQVLFTIGLTFMAVAGITWIFGPSQQPVVLPDFLQGQTRVMGLDFGIYRLFLIAVGVAVTAAVVLGIERTRFGAMVRAAVDNPIMATGLGINVGGVFAVAFALGSGLAGLGGALGIQILGLDPSFPLKYLVFFLIVVSVGGLGSVSGTLLAACLVGVFDVFGKYYLPQVGAFIIYAVMVGLLMWRPNGLLGKRA; encoded by the coding sequence ATGTCGGTCGGATTGGGCATCCTGTTCGACGGACTGGCCTATGGGATGCTGCTGTTCCTGATCAGCATCGGGCTGTCCGTCACGATGGGGTTGATGGGGTTCGTGAATCTGGCCCACGGCGCCTTCGCCATGTTTGGCGGCTATCTGGCCACCGTGCTGATGCAGCAGGCAGGGTGGCCGTTCCTGGCGACCCTGCCGGCGGCCTTCGTGGTCGTCGCGCTGGCCAGCGTGCTGGTCGAACGGGTGCTGTACCGGCGCCTGTACCGGCGGGGGCCGCTGGACCAGGTGCTGTTCACCATCGGCCTGACCTTCATGGCCGTGGCCGGCATCACCTGGATCTTCGGCCCCAGCCAGCAGCCCGTGGTGCTGCCGGATTTCCTGCAAGGCCAGACCCGGGTCATGGGCCTGGACTTCGGCATCTATCGCCTGTTCCTGATCGCCGTGGGCGTGGCGGTGACGGCGGCGGTGGTACTGGGCATCGAACGCACGCGCTTCGGCGCCATGGTGCGCGCGGCCGTGGACAACCCGATCATGGCGACCGGTCTGGGCATCAACGTCGGTGGCGTTTTTGCCGTCGCGTTCGCGCTTGGCAGTGGCCTGGCCGGGCTGGGCGGCGCGCTGGGGATCCAGATCCTGGGCCTTGATCCCAGCTTTCCGCTCAAGTACCTGGTCTTCTTCCTGATCGTGGTGTCGGTGGGCGGATTGGGCTCCGTCAGCGGCACGCTGCTGGCCGCCTGTCTGGTCGGCGTTTTCGACGTGTTTGGCAAGTACTACCTGCCGCAAGTCGGCGCCTTCATCATTTACGCCGTGATGGTCGGACTGCTCATGTGGCGACCGAACGGCTTGCTGGGGAAACGTGCATGA
- a CDS encoding ABC transporter substrate-binding protein: MVIKSKLAMALACASAVGFGAASVTAHAADDTLRIGVIASYSGPYADYGKQFDNGIAIWLKEHGGKLAGRKVEIIKKDTAGAAPDLAKRFAQELVVRNKVNFLAGIDFSPNAYAVGAVAAEAKIPTIVMNAASSAITTRSPYVARTSFTVQQVSAPMAQWALKNGIKEVYTVVADYASGVDAESAFKKAFTAGGGKIVNSVRTPMNNPDFSAYVQRIKDDKPQAVFIFFPSGVQPPAFLKAFKERGLEEAGIKLIATGEATDDSYLDATGDVALGLVTSHHYSYAHASPKNQKFIKDFSTQFGDKLRPSYFAVAAYDGMAALDAALAKTKGDVNGDKVMEALKGVSFESPRGPIAIDPATRDIVQTVYIRRVEKVNGKLVNVEFDQFEKVKDPEKEAP, encoded by the coding sequence ATGGTGATCAAGAGCAAGCTGGCAATGGCGCTGGCATGTGCATCCGCTGTGGGATTTGGCGCGGCCAGCGTGACGGCGCACGCCGCGGACGACACGCTGCGCATCGGTGTCATCGCATCGTATTCCGGCCCGTATGCCGACTACGGCAAGCAGTTCGACAACGGCATCGCCATCTGGCTGAAGGAACACGGCGGCAAGCTTGCCGGCCGCAAGGTCGAGATCATCAAGAAGGACACGGCGGGCGCCGCGCCCGACCTGGCCAAACGCTTCGCGCAAGAACTGGTGGTGCGCAACAAGGTCAACTTCCTGGCCGGCATCGACTTCAGCCCCAACGCGTATGCGGTGGGCGCCGTGGCGGCCGAAGCCAAGATCCCGACCATCGTCATGAACGCCGCGTCGTCGGCCATCACGACCCGGTCGCCTTACGTGGCGCGCACGTCCTTCACGGTGCAGCAGGTGTCCGCACCGATGGCGCAGTGGGCGCTCAAGAACGGCATCAAAGAGGTCTATACCGTCGTGGCCGATTACGCGTCGGGTGTCGATGCCGAAAGCGCCTTCAAGAAGGCGTTTACGGCAGGCGGAGGCAAGATCGTGAACTCGGTCCGCACGCCCATGAACAACCCCGACTTTTCGGCCTACGTCCAGCGCATCAAGGACGACAAGCCGCAAGCGGTGTTCATCTTCTTCCCGTCGGGTGTCCAGCCGCCTGCCTTCCTGAAAGCCTTCAAGGAACGCGGCCTGGAAGAAGCCGGCATCAAGCTGATCGCCACGGGCGAAGCGACCGATGACAGCTATCTGGACGCGACCGGCGACGTCGCCCTGGGCCTCGTCACCAGCCACCATTACTCGTACGCCCATGCGTCCCCCAAGAACCAGAAGTTCATCAAGGACTTCAGCACGCAGTTCGGCGACAAGCTGCGCCCGAGCTACTTTGCCGTGGCCGCGTACGACGGGATGGCCGCGCTCGACGCCGCCCTGGCCAAGACCAAGGGCGATGTGAATGGCGATAAGGTCATGGAAGCCCTCAAGGGCGTGTCGTTCGAAAGCCCGCGCGGCCCGATCGCCATCGACCCGGCCACGCGCGACATCGTGCAGACCGTCTACATCCGCCGTGTCGAGAAGGTGAACGGCAAGCTGGTGAACGTCGAGTTCGATCAGTTCGAAAAGGTCAAAGACCCCGAGAAAGAAGCCCCTTGA
- a CDS encoding glutamine synthetase family protein, producing the protein MSFVEQFGLWSAVQSAAARDVVSALESGSIDTVRFSFPDQHGILRGKTLVAQEAIKALRSGVTITTTMFAKDTSHRTVFPVFSTGGGFSRPEMQGAADVLMVADPTTFKVLPWAPGTGWLLCDTYFQTGEPVPFDTRQLFRRTLKGVTDAGYRLITGLEVECHVFKVTQHHMQPQDAGQPGQPGVPPDVELLSHGYQYLTELRYDSMDDVMQLVRTTAQQLGLPLRSLEVEFGPSQFEFTFAPDDALATADAMILFRSAVKQVCRRHGYHATFMCRPKIPNVVSSGWHLHQSLVRTSDGVNAFMPTTEGEQLSDIGKQYLAGLLAHACGATALSTPTLNGYKRYRPYSLAPDRAIWGRDNRGAMLRVLGGVGDKASRIENRIGEPAANPYLYFASQAISGLDGLRRKLDPGPSADMPYETEAPILPRSLGEALDCLRADEGLVEGLGAGFVDYFCHIKEAEIARFQLEVSDWEQREYFDTF; encoded by the coding sequence ATGTCATTCGTTGAGCAATTCGGACTCTGGTCGGCGGTGCAGTCCGCCGCGGCCCGCGACGTCGTCAGTGCACTGGAAAGCGGCAGCATCGACACCGTGCGCTTTTCCTTTCCCGACCAGCACGGCATCCTTCGCGGCAAGACCCTGGTCGCACAGGAAGCCATCAAGGCCTTGCGCAGTGGCGTGACCATCACGACCACCATGTTCGCGAAGGACACGTCGCACCGTACCGTGTTTCCGGTGTTTTCGACCGGCGGCGGTTTCAGCCGGCCCGAAATGCAGGGCGCGGCCGACGTGCTGATGGTGGCCGACCCCACCACGTTCAAGGTTCTGCCGTGGGCGCCCGGCACCGGATGGCTGCTGTGCGATACGTATTTCCAGACGGGCGAGCCTGTCCCGTTCGACACGCGCCAGCTGTTTCGCCGCACGCTCAAAGGCGTGACCGATGCGGGTTATCGACTGATCACCGGGCTGGAAGTCGAATGCCATGTGTTCAAGGTGACGCAGCATCATATGCAGCCGCAAGACGCCGGCCAGCCGGGCCAGCCCGGCGTGCCGCCCGACGTGGAACTGTTGTCGCACGGTTATCAGTACCTGACCGAGCTGCGCTACGACAGCATGGACGATGTCATGCAGCTGGTGCGCACCACGGCGCAGCAACTGGGCCTGCCGCTGCGATCGCTGGAAGTCGAATTCGGCCCCAGCCAGTTCGAATTCACCTTTGCGCCTGATGATGCGCTGGCCACGGCCGACGCCATGATCCTGTTCCGCAGCGCGGTCAAGCAGGTGTGCCGCCGCCACGGCTATCACGCCACCTTCATGTGCCGCCCCAAGATCCCCAACGTGGTGTCGAGCGGCTGGCATCTGCATCAGTCGCTGGTGCGCACGTCGGACGGCGTCAACGCCTTCATGCCGACTACGGAAGGCGAACAGCTGTCGGATATCGGCAAGCAGTACCTGGCCGGTCTGCTCGCCCATGCTTGCGGCGCGACTGCGTTGTCGACACCCACCCTGAACGGCTACAAGCGCTATCGCCCGTATTCGCTGGCGCCCGATCGCGCGATCTGGGGCCGCGACAACCGCGGCGCCATGTTGCGGGTGCTGGGCGGCGTCGGCGACAAGGCCAGCCGCATCGAAAACCGCATCGGCGAACCCGCTGCCAATCCCTACCTGTACTTTGCGTCGCAGGCCATTTCGGGGCTGGACGGCTTGCGGCGCAAGCTGGATCCCGGTCCGTCGGCCGACATGCCGTACGAAACCGAAGCGCCCATCCTGCCGCGGTCGCTGGGCGAAGCGCTCGATTGCCTGCGCGCCGACGAAGGTCTGGTGGAAGGCCTGGGCGCCGGCTTTGTCGACTACTTCTGCCACATCAAGGAAGCCGAAATCGCACGCTTCCAGCTGGAAGTGAGCGACTGGGAACAACGCGAATACTTCGACACCTTCTGA
- a CDS encoding aromatic ring-hydroxylating dioxygenase subunit alpha: MMTAAQNERLTRVGPGTPGGALLRQYWQPVALLDELEGDRPIKPVKLLGQDFIVFRDDTGRYGMLDRDCPHRNADLAFGRLEDGGVRCLFHGWLFDVNGNCIETPAEPEGSKLCTRVKQGAYPVVEKGGMLFAYIGGGEAPAFPAFDCFIAPDAYTFAFKGFLDCNWLQALEVGIDPAHASYLHRFFEDGDTEASYGKQFRGASADSAMPITKVLREYDRPEIKIDAVDYGLRLTALRKLPDDQTHVRVTNLVFPQAFIIPMSSEMTIAQWHVPLDDGSCYWYAIFTSFGAPVNKQQMRDQRLALYTLPDYMPRVGRFNNYGYDSAEQRAHTYTGMGHDINVHDQWAVESQGKIQDRTREHLGSTDKGIVAYRRLLADAIDAAEAGQTPLMVVNAEQASAMTGPPSIDGVGPGDTWGNYWKDADRKRRDASEWASKV, encoded by the coding sequence ATGATGACCGCAGCCCAGAACGAACGTCTTACCCGGGTCGGCCCGGGCACTCCCGGTGGCGCTTTGCTGCGTCAATACTGGCAACCCGTCGCCCTGCTGGACGAACTGGAAGGCGACCGCCCCATCAAGCCGGTCAAGCTGCTGGGCCAGGACTTCATCGTGTTTCGCGACGACACCGGCCGCTACGGCATGCTGGACCGGGACTGTCCGCACCGCAATGCCGACCTCGCCTTTGGCCGCCTGGAAGATGGCGGCGTGCGCTGCCTGTTCCATGGCTGGCTGTTCGATGTGAATGGCAACTGCATTGAAACGCCGGCCGAACCCGAAGGCAGCAAGCTCTGTACACGCGTCAAGCAAGGCGCTTATCCCGTGGTGGAAAAGGGCGGCATGCTGTTCGCCTACATCGGTGGCGGCGAGGCGCCTGCGTTTCCGGCGTTCGATTGTTTCATTGCCCCCGACGCGTACACCTTTGCGTTCAAGGGCTTCCTGGATTGCAACTGGCTGCAGGCGCTCGAGGTCGGCATCGACCCGGCCCACGCGTCCTATCTGCACCGCTTCTTTGAAGACGGCGACACTGAAGCCAGCTACGGCAAGCAGTTCCGCGGCGCGTCGGCCGACTCGGCCATGCCCATCACCAAGGTGCTGCGTGAATACGACCGCCCAGAAATCAAGATCGACGCGGTCGACTACGGCCTGCGGCTGACGGCATTGCGCAAGCTGCCCGACGACCAGACCCACGTGCGCGTGACCAACCTGGTCTTCCCGCAAGCCTTCATCATTCCGATGAGTTCGGAAATGACGATCGCGCAGTGGCACGTGCCGCTCGATGACGGCAGCTGCTACTGGTACGCCATCTTCACCAGCTTTGGCGCACCCGTGAACAAGCAGCAGATGCGCGACCAGCGCCTGGCCTTGTACACGCTGCCCGACTACATGCCCCGCGTGGGCCGCTTCAACAATTACGGCTACGACAGCGCCGAACAGCGCGCGCATACCTACACCGGCATGGGACACGACATCAACGTGCATGACCAGTGGGCCGTCGAATCGCAAGGCAAGATCCAGGACCGCACGCGTGAACACCTGGGGTCGACCGACAAGGGCATTGTGGCGTACCGCCGCCTGCTGGCCGATGCCATCGACGCAGCCGAAGCCGGCCAGACACCGCTGATGGTGGTGAATGCCGAACAGGCGTCGGCCATGACCGGCCCGCCATCGATCGACGGCGTGGGGCCTGGCGACACCTGGGGCAATTACTGGAAAGACGCCGACCGCAAGCGCCGCGATGCGTCGGAATGGGCATCGAAAGTCTGA
- a CDS encoding GntR family transcriptional regulator encodes MESQQTRVLVQLRDLILKGEFAPGERLAEVPLAEKLGVSRTPVRLALAALEQEGLIEPSPTNGYMMRRFTPREIADSIAVRGHLEGMAARLVAEHGVSRQLSLDLRSCLRDGDRALSKSGMNYDDYALYGAMNDRFHQLIVDAAGNSALARAIDMNNRLPFAAPSTMLPMQNADNERQQWMVYAHLQHHTLVHVMEKGEGARAQALMQEHVSVAQMNLDHALEQPETAAQFLPAMRLMFGHH; translated from the coding sequence GTGGAATCACAACAGACCCGCGTTCTCGTGCAGCTTCGCGACCTGATCCTGAAGGGCGAATTTGCGCCGGGCGAGCGGCTTGCCGAGGTCCCGCTGGCCGAAAAACTGGGCGTATCGCGCACGCCCGTCCGGCTGGCGCTTGCCGCGCTGGAGCAGGAAGGCTTGATCGAACCGTCGCCTACCAATGGCTACATGATGCGGCGCTTCACACCCCGCGAAATCGCCGATTCGATCGCCGTACGCGGCCACCTGGAAGGCATGGCGGCGCGGCTGGTGGCCGAGCATGGCGTGTCGCGTCAGCTGTCGCTGGACTTGCGCAGCTGCCTGCGCGATGGCGACCGGGCCTTGAGCAAGTCCGGCATGAACTATGACGACTATGCGCTGTACGGCGCCATGAACGACCGGTTCCATCAGCTGATCGTGGACGCTGCCGGCAACTCGGCGCTGGCCCGCGCCATCGACATGAACAACCGCCTGCCCTTCGCGGCGCCCAGCACCATGCTGCCGATGCAGAACGCCGACAACGAACGCCAGCAGTGGATGGTGTACGCGCATCTGCAGCACCACACCCTGGTGCACGTGATGGAAAAAGGCGAAGGCGCGCGGGCGCAGGCGCTGATGCAGGAACACGTGAGCGTGGCGCAGATGAATCTGGACCACGCCCTTGAACAGCCCGAAACCGCGGCGCAGTTCCTGCCGGCGATGCGATTGATGTTCGGGCATCACTGA
- a CDS encoding tripartite tricarboxylate transporter substrate binding protein gives MKVVLSLLCGSLAIAASGTAQAQAPAGAGANAFPNKMVRIVVPFPPGGSTDVLARKLADAMTQDFGQSVIVENRPGAGGTVGSAFVARAPADGYTLLMGVTGSHAVSYSLYAKPSYDPVKDFAPISMIVNSPLMLVKNANVPARTVPDYVAYAKSRPAQVTYGSPGNGTSMHLTGEMFALATGSQLLHVPYKGSAPALNDLLGGQLDSMFGDLLVVQQFVKSGKIQAIAVTSQQRHPMFPDVPTVAESGVPGFEALSWQGLFAPAGTPPEVVSALNAEVTKVLDRPEMKTFFSSQGFIVTPSSPDAFKTFVAAEVKKWAAIVKAAGVPVE, from the coding sequence ATGAAAGTCGTGTTGTCTTTGCTCTGTGGTTCCCTGGCGATCGCCGCGTCCGGTACTGCGCAGGCGCAGGCTCCGGCCGGTGCCGGCGCCAACGCTTTTCCCAACAAGATGGTGCGCATCGTCGTGCCGTTTCCGCCGGGGGGCAGCACCGACGTGCTGGCCCGCAAGCTGGCGGACGCCATGACGCAAGACTTTGGCCAGTCCGTGATCGTGGAGAACCGGCCCGGTGCGGGCGGCACGGTGGGGTCGGCCTTCGTGGCCCGTGCGCCGGCCGACGGCTACACGCTGTTGATGGGGGTGACCGGGTCGCACGCGGTCAGCTACAGCCTGTATGCCAAGCCAAGCTACGACCCGGTCAAGGACTTTGCGCCGATCTCGATGATCGTCAATTCGCCCTTGATGCTCGTCAAGAATGCGAACGTGCCGGCGCGTACCGTGCCCGACTATGTGGCCTACGCCAAGAGCCGTCCCGCCCAAGTCACCTATGGGTCCCCCGGCAATGGCACGTCCATGCATCTGACCGGTGAAATGTTCGCGCTCGCCACGGGTTCGCAGTTGCTGCACGTGCCTTACAAGGGCAGTGCGCCGGCCTTGAATGACCTGCTGGGCGGCCAGCTCGATTCCATGTTTGGTGACCTGCTGGTGGTACAGCAGTTCGTGAAGTCCGGAAAGATCCAGGCGATTGCCGTGACGTCGCAGCAGCGCCACCCCATGTTCCCTGACGTGCCGACGGTGGCCGAATCGGGCGTGCCGGGCTTCGAGGCCTTGTCATGGCAAGGCCTGTTCGCGCCGGCCGGGACGCCACCCGAGGTCGTCAGTGCACTGAACGCCGAAGTCACCAAGGTGCTGGACCGGCCCGAGATGAAAACCTTCTTTTCGTCGCAGGGATTTATCGTCACGCCAAGTTCGCCCGATGCCTTCAAGACCTTCGTCGCCGCCGAGGTCAAGAAGTGGGCCGCGATCGTGAAGGCCGCGGGCGTGCCGGTGGAGTAG